The genomic stretch TAAGATGCTGTAGTCAGTTTCTGTTTAACAAGCCCCATTTCACCCTATTTTTACAAAATGGCTGTTTTCTCAACCAATTGAAAAAGGTTGTGAAAATGGCCCCTTTAAATAGAgtccatattgattttcaaaacaACAGTGTGTGATCAAGGACTCACTCCACTGCTACACCAGACTGTTTCCTGTTCTCCAGGATTTCTTGAAGAACCcctttcttcaccttcttcctcAGGAGTGTCCTGCATGGCTCTCTGCAGTAGTGACTTCAGAGTCTGCCTCTTGAACCTGCGGTGCCTAACAGAGCCAACAAGGAAATAAATGATGGGGTTGGTACAGCTGTTAATGCAGGATACAAAAATTGTCATTTGTATAGTATGGCAAGGGAAAACTTTATGCAACTCCTCAAACCGATGTAAGAGGAACCAATAGATACCAAAGGGCAGACCAAAGAATAAGAAGACCAGCACCGTGAAGGTAATGGTCACACACAACCTGGTCACAGGAATTCTTTGTGAGCCACAGAAGATCCTGACCAACAGGGCCAGGCTAGATCCACAAAGAACCACAGATAATACTATCACAAATGCAGCAGTGATAAAATTATAACTCCTACAGAAAGAATGGTTATAATTGTAATTTAGAAGGCCGCAATCATTCCCTAACAGGAGAGTCAACAGTAGAGAGAAGGCCCAGAGCAGGGCACATATGACACCTGATAAGTGTCTTGGTCGTTGGCAGCGATACCAGATGGGCCACAAAACAGATAGGCAGCGCTCAGCACTGATTGCTGCAATAATACACATACCTGCAAGGTAAGCAAAGATGAATACATTGACAAAATAGATGGGCATACCGAAGTACATGGCATGGAAATAAAAATGGATATGTTTCAGGGAATGCACAGTCAGAAAGCTGAGGGAGAGAAAGTCAGCCCCAGCCAGGTTGAGGACATAAACAGAGAAGGCATTCCTTTGTATGTGGAAGCTCAGAAGCCATAGCACTATGGCATTTCCTGCCAGCCCAACCATGGCAATGACAGCTTcaagaatatacaaaataatgcGGATGGAGCCAATACAGGGTAAGTTTCTAGTGTAGTACGTTTCATTTATTGTTGTGGTGTCAGTGCTCCAGGCTGGGGTGATGGGATCCATGCTTGGGAATTTTCCACTTGCGTTCCTGCAAAGTAAATTGAGATATGAACACATGCTACTTTCTGTCAAGACCACCTGGCTATGGCAGAGTATCTGGCACAGTTTCATAAGGAAGGGAAACAGGTTTGCAGAGATGAAGCAATTTATCCAAACTCCCACATTCTAGAAACTTCATTTAAACCCAGTTTGTACTATTCAGTCTATCTGCAGACCAATGCCTTTAGTGATATTGGGGTGGTGGATGGTACCAGTACAGTTGCTAAGCATCTTATGCTGTGTTTGGAAGAGACAGAATTTCAAAACTAACTTTTCTGTTCCAGGGCTGAGGTTCCTTCTCGGGTGTAGGAATATGGAAGATCCTGGCACAAGTCATAGCTGCACTCAGTCTCTGTAAGGGGtctattaaaagggaaaaatggaaTAATGAAGAGAATGGGACTTCTTATGAAGATCTGTGTGTGAGCAGTCACACTTCTTATGCAAGAAGGGCTAAGCCTTCATTTTATAATATGGAAACTAGAAGGCAGAGAAGCCTTGAAGGACATCAGGCACTCTTCTGTTTGTAATTATGTCACCATCATCGTGTTATCTATAGGGTTACAGTGGAAAGTCAAGAACTATGACAAATGAGCAAATGAACCCCAGTTTCAAGGGCTGTTGAAAATTTGTAGTAAATGTTCTGGCCGTTACTTGTGTTTCATGCGAAGGCACAGGTCTCTGACATGAAAAGTGTGGAGTGTGCTGCAGAAAAAATAGAGAGCTCCTCCATTTGGGAACAGTGTCCCAACCTCCCAGAAGAGCTTTGAGGTCTATACATGTGCACAAATGATCTGGAAAAGAGAGCACGATAGCTGGACAGGTAGTATCTACATAGAGCTTTCTTTCCACTCCAATCCTTTTTACAGACAACCTTAATAGGCTTCTATTTCTTATGCCTAAAGTCACACAGGCATCTGAAGAAAAGACAGCTTTACTTTTGCACACTGGGCAGGGCTGCAGAAAGAGGCCTGTTCCTGGGCTTTCAGTAGGTTAGCCTGAACAGTATATACATAGGCAGCTTTGCATCACAAGATCCTTCTGGATAACTTCTTTTTTAGACAGGCCTTCATGAAGGAGAAAATATCTGAGAGTGTTGAGACAGAGATTCAGGATAAGTGAAAGCATCCAGAAGACATAAAAGCTAACCTCACACTTGGTCTTTGAAGGAAATCATCCAGCAAACTCAATTGTCTTTACCAAGATTGTAGCATTCTTTCTTGAAGATTTGATCATCCCATAGGAACACACATTTTCCATTTGGGGGACCATCTGGGGCATCAACTAATTTGGGATTCCTCTTtgtttgctgtgaatatattgcattggttaataaagaagctgctttgtgcCTGTtaataggacagaacttaggtaggtggggaaaactaaacggaatgctggaaggaagaaggtggggtcagagagaagccatggagtctctGCCAGAGATatacatgctgaaactttgctggtaggccacgaccttgtggtgatgcccagattaatggagatgggttaaattaagatgtaagagttagccaataagaagctagagctaattggccaagcagtgatctaattaatatagtttctgtgtgattatttcagagctaagtGGCCAGGGATcaacaagtggctctctcctccTATAGTCAACAGCTTAAAATTGGCAGACTGGCACTAGGTAAGCAGCCAGCACCCCCCCATCCAAGTTTGCTGATGATAGTAGCATGACAGTAGTGGGTATAAGTGCTCTCCAATGGGCATTTCAGCTTCACGGAATGGAACAAGGAAGCAAAATGGGATCATTTCAGGTTCAGCTGTAATTGTGACTGGTTTTGCTAGCCAGTGTTTTTCTAGTcaatggaagacagtggtgctgagggagACTTGAACTGTGGGAGCCTGGCTCAGTTGGTTTCAGAGGAGGAGAATGTTAATATGTGTCCTAGAAATTATTCTTGTGGTCTTTTGGTAAAGAATATGGCTAatttctgcccttgtccaaaaaatATGCCTCAGTATAATTTGACGAGTTTTTGATTAATTGCATTGACAGAGGAACTCTCAAAACAGCCTTGTATCAACTCTGTTCTGTGGTTTTTAGAGTTCACTCCTATGAAGAGCTAGAATGAAGAgcctgtgtgagtgctgggacagGGTGGTGAGTGCAACCACGCTGGAGTTCCTTTTTTcaacagcctgcctgcagcaaggtaggccttttgtctgagaGGACCCTAGCCAGCAAGGGGTCCTGATCCTGCACCAAAAGATCCTTCAGGaagcatttggaggaagagataggcaggcgccaatgcaagaattcttccaacaatcttaaaaacaacatgaaaacaccggAACCCAGCGAAATTACAACATGAGGACTTGAACATCCTAATCCAGAAGTAATAGAAAAAATTCACTTTATGAAactgatagagtcccttaaacaggagttgaaaaactcccttaaagaaatggatgagaagaattacaaaaagtttgaagaaatgagtaaatctgtaaatgataccctaggaaaccaagaaagaacaatcaaacagataatggaaacagttcaagagttgaaaactgaaatggaggcaatgaagaaaacacaaaaggaggtccggctggatatggaaaatctaggtaaatgaacagagactacagaaacaagtataactaacagaatacaagagatagaaaaaagaatctcagattctgaagacaccatcgagaaataaatgcactgatcaaagaaaacagcaaatccaacaatttctcatcacaaaacattcagcaaatctgggacacaataaaaagaccaaacctaagaataataggggtagaagaagaagcagaattacagctcaaaggcccagaaaatatagtcaataaaattattgaagaaaactttcccaacataaatAAAGACATTCCTGTGAAgtttcaagaagcatacagaacaccgaatagactggatcaaacaaaattccctcgccatataataatcaaaacacaaaacatacagaataaggaaagaatattaagagctgcaaaggaaaaaggtcaagtaacttataaaggtaaacccaTCCgacttatacctgacttctctatagaaaccatgaaaaccagaaggtcctggatagatgtactgcagaaactaagagaccatggatgaagcccagactactatacccagccaagcttttgttcactatcaatgtagaaaacaaaattttccagaataaaaacaaatttatacaatatgtagccacaaatccagccttgcagaaagtaatagaaggaaaatcacaaaccaaggagtccaacaaggcccacaataactcagacatctagcgacccttcaccagcagaactagaaaaagggaaacacacaaactctactacaaaaaaaattaccagagttaacaaccactggtcattaatatcacttaatatcaatagctctaagtgcccacattaaaacaatggagaaagctcacattggagacttaacagcacagctaaaagttctagaaaagaaaggaaactcacccaggaggagtagaagattggaaataatcaaattgagggctgaaatcaataaaaatagaaacacagaaaacaatccaaagaatcaatgaaacaaagagctggttctttgagaaagacAACAAGATTGGCAAACcgttatccaaattaatcaaaaggcagagagagaacatgcaaattaacaagattagGAATGAatagggggacataaccacagacacagaggaaattcagagaatcattaggtcttactacaaaagcttgtatgccacaaagttggaaaatgtaaaagacatgGGCTTgattttagataagtaccacttaccaaaattaaatcaagaccaggcgaacaatttaaataaacctataagtcatgaggaaatagaagctgtcataaaaaaccttccaaccaa from Arvicola amphibius chromosome 12, mArvAmp1.2, whole genome shotgun sequence encodes the following:
- the LOC119802829 gene encoding mas-related G-protein coupled receptor member B4-like isoform X2, with the protein product MEYRNASGKFPSMDPITPAWSTDTTTINETYYTRNLPCIGSIRIILYILEAVIAMVGLAGNAIVLWLLSFHIQRNAFSVYVLNLAGADFLSLSFLTVHSLKHIHFYFHAMYFGMPIYFVNVFIFAYLAGMCIIAAISAERCLSVLWPIWYRCQRPRHLSGVICALLWAFSLLLTLLLGNDCGLLNYNYNHSFCRSYNFITAAFVIVLSVVLCGSSLALLVRIFCGSQRIPVTRLCVTITFTVLVFLFFGLPFGIYWFLLHRFEELHKVFPCHTIQMTIFVSCINSCTNPIIYFLVGSVRHRRFKRQTLKSLLQRAMQDTPEEEGEERGSSRNPGEQETVWCSSGVSP
- the LOC119802829 gene encoding mas-related G-protein coupled receptor member B4-like isoform X1 yields the protein MGERNASGKFPSMDPITPAWSTDTTTINETYYTRNLPCIGSIRIILYILEAVIAMVGLAGNAIVLWLLSFHIQRNAFSVYVLNLAGADFLSLSFLTVHSLKHIHFYFHAMYFGMPIYFVNVFIFAYLAGMCIIAAISAERCLSVLWPIWYRCQRPRHLSGVICALLWAFSLLLTLLLGNDCGLLNYNYNHSFCRSYNFITAAFVIVLSVVLCGSSLALLVRIFCGSQRIPVTRLCVTITFTVLVFLFFGLPFGIYWFLLHRFEELHKVFPCHTIQMTIFVSCINSCTNPIIYFLVGSVRHRRFKRQTLKSLLQRAMQDTPEEEGEERGSSRNPGEQETVWCSSGVSP